A genomic stretch from Verrucomicrobiales bacterium includes:
- a CDS encoding arsenite methyltransferase, with product MKTQELQNDTVKTIVRERYGRIAEQGGDCGCSPACCAPSAGAASPDPTVATTAQKLGYSLDETDAVPEGANLGLGCGNPQSIAALRPGETVLDLGSGAGFDVFLASRAVGPKGRVIGVDMTPAMVSKARNQQVKGGFENVEFRLGEIESLPVADGTVDAIISNCVINLSPDKSRVFREAFRVLRSGGRLAISDIIALEPIPEPLRKDWELYTGCVAGAALADHLKSMLSNAGFTKIMIVSKGDSRTIVGGWFPGRKAEDYVASATIEATKP from the coding sequence ATGAAAACTCAAGAATTGCAGAACGACACGGTGAAAACAATCGTCCGCGAACGTTACGGTCGAATCGCGGAGCAGGGGGGAGACTGCGGATGCTCGCCGGCTTGCTGCGCTCCGTCGGCGGGCGCTGCCTCGCCCGACCCGACGGTTGCGACTACGGCCCAGAAACTAGGCTATTCCCTCGATGAAACCGACGCGGTGCCGGAGGGAGCAAACCTCGGTCTCGGTTGCGGCAATCCTCAGTCCATCGCCGCGTTGAGGCCGGGCGAGACCGTTCTCGACCTCGGCAGTGGCGCGGGGTTCGACGTCTTTTTAGCCTCCCGCGCGGTTGGTCCGAAAGGACGAGTCATTGGGGTGGATATGACCCCGGCAATGGTTAGCAAGGCCCGCAATCAACAAGTGAAGGGCGGGTTTGAGAACGTTGAGTTCCGGCTGGGAGAGATCGAGAGCCTGCCCGTTGCTGATGGGACTGTTGACGCCATCATCTCCAACTGTGTTATCAACCTTTCGCCCGACAAGTCGCGCGTTTTTCGCGAAGCGTTTCGCGTGTTGCGTTCGGGAGGACGCTTGGCCATCTCCGACATCATCGCGCTGGAACCTATTCCGGAGCCACTCCGGAAAGATTGGGAACTTTACACGGGCTGTGTGGCGGGTGCCGCACTGGCGGACCACCTGAAATCGATGCTCAGCAATGCCGGTTTTACGAAAATTATGATCGTGTCCAAAGGCGACAGCCGTACAATTGTTGGCGGATGGTTTCCTGGCCGCAAAGCGGAAGACTACGTAGCGTCGGCCACGATTGAAGCGACGAAACCCTGA
- the sigZ gene encoding RNA polymerase sigma factor SigZ encodes MNATLEHIWHEFAEKLGQFIRSRVSGPATAEDIRQDVFVRIHQRMGQLEDPTKLQGWIYSIARNAIIDHYRTRKENVEVPESLPAESTADDPEIEGLKAAFRRMIYSLPEPYRDALVLTELEGLTQKQLAERLGISLSGAKSRVQRGRRQLKDMLNECCTFEFDRRGRVIECQPRPRGGCGECARE; translated from the coding sequence ATGAACGCAACGCTGGAACACATTTGGCACGAGTTCGCGGAGAAGTTGGGTCAATTCATCCGATCGCGGGTGTCCGGCCCAGCCACCGCGGAGGACATTCGTCAGGATGTTTTCGTGAGGATCCACCAGCGGATGGGGCAACTCGAGGATCCCACCAAGCTCCAGGGTTGGATCTACTCGATCGCGCGCAACGCGATTATCGATCATTACCGAACACGCAAGGAGAACGTGGAGGTCCCGGAATCCTTGCCGGCTGAGTCGACGGCGGACGATCCAGAGATCGAGGGGTTGAAGGCGGCCTTTCGTCGCATGATCTACAGTTTGCCTGAACCCTATCGTGACGCACTCGTCCTGACTGAGCTGGAAGGACTCACTCAGAAGCAACTGGCCGAGCGGCTCGGAATCTCGCTGTCCGGCGCCAAGTCGCGGGTCCAACGCGGACGGCGGCAGTTGAAGGACATGCTGAACGAATGCTGCACCTTCGAGTTCGACCGTCGGGGAAGAGTCATCGAGTGTCAGCCGCGGCCTCGCGGCGGTTGCGGCGAATGCGCTCGGGAATGA